From one Halosimplex rubrum genomic stretch:
- a CDS encoding cytochrome P450, with protein MATHDAADGSEGASAEARRESTPGDRPPGPDGVPVIGNTLQFVRDPVAFYARCAAYDDDVVTYRVATSDGVMLTHPADIEQVLVTDDADYRRASIIRNALGQIADGGLFLLEGEAWSAHRTALQPSFYRDRVGTYADMMARFADERAAEWADRDADAGPLAVSEEMRTLTLEILAKTLLDVDIRGRESAIRDAAAVISDRFDAGSLSALLPLWVPTPANRRCRRAVAQFDDAIADIVAERRASDEAFDDLLSILLSIEPDDGTGESGEGGGLSERQIRDHLFTFLFAGHETTALTLSYAVMLLANDPERQARLHDELDSVLGDGSEGSAADAERPGATDLFELDYLDRVVDEALRLYPPAYTVFREPTRDVELGGYRIPAGSTVSMPQWVVHRDDRWYDDPDTFRPERWTDEFRESLPDYAYFPFGGGPRHCIGMRFALMEAKLVLATLAARFAFDPVTEPPLDLSMQITLQPQQPIEAAPRER; from the coding sequence ATGGCAACACACGACGCCGCCGACGGGAGCGAGGGGGCGAGCGCCGAGGCGCGCCGGGAGTCCACGCCCGGCGACCGGCCGCCCGGTCCCGACGGCGTTCCGGTGATCGGCAACACGCTCCAGTTCGTGCGGGACCCCGTCGCCTTCTACGCCCGTTGCGCCGCCTACGACGACGACGTGGTCACCTACCGCGTCGCCACCAGCGACGGCGTCATGCTCACACACCCCGCGGATATCGAGCAGGTACTCGTCACCGACGACGCCGACTACCGCCGCGCCTCGATCATCCGCAACGCCCTCGGCCAGATCGCCGACGGCGGCCTGTTCCTGCTGGAGGGCGAGGCCTGGAGCGCCCACCGCACGGCACTCCAGCCCTCCTTCTACCGTGACCGCGTCGGGACCTACGCCGACATGATGGCCCGCTTCGCCGACGAGCGCGCCGCCGAGTGGGCCGACCGCGACGCGGACGCCGGTCCGCTCGCCGTCAGCGAGGAGATGCGCACGCTCACGCTGGAGATCCTGGCGAAGACGCTGCTCGACGTGGACATCCGCGGCCGGGAGTCGGCCATCCGCGACGCCGCCGCGGTCATCTCCGACCGGTTCGACGCCGGGTCGCTCTCCGCGCTCCTCCCGCTGTGGGTCCCCACTCCTGCCAATCGCCGCTGTCGCCGCGCCGTCGCGCAGTTCGACGACGCCATCGCCGACATCGTCGCCGAGCGCCGCGCCAGCGACGAGGCGTTCGACGACCTGCTGTCGATCCTGCTGTCCATCGAACCGGACGACGGGACCGGCGAGTCCGGCGAGGGCGGCGGGCTCTCCGAGCGGCAGATCCGCGACCACCTCTTTACGTTCCTGTTCGCCGGCCACGAAACGACGGCGCTCACGCTCTCGTACGCCGTGATGCTCCTCGCGAACGACCCCGAGCGACAGGCTCGCCTCCACGACGAACTCGATTCGGTGCTGGGCGACGGGAGCGAGGGCAGTGCCGCCGACGCCGAGCGACCGGGCGCGACCGACCTGTTCGAACTCGACTATCTGGACAGGGTCGTCGACGAGGCGCTGCGGCTATACCCGCCCGCCTACACCGTCTTCCGCGAGCCCACGCGCGACGTGGAACTCGGCGGCTACCGGATCCCGGCGGGGTCGACCGTCTCGATGCCCCAGTGGGTCGTCCACCGCGACGACCGGTGGTACGACGACCCCGACACCTTCCGCCCGGAGCGCTGGACCGACGAGTTCCGCGAGTCGCTACCCGACTACGCGTACTTCCCGTTCGGGGGCGGCCCGCGCCACTGTATCGGCATGCGCTTCGCGCTCATGGAGGCGAAGCTCGTGCTCGCGACGCTGGCCGCGCGGTTCGCGTTCGACCCGGTCACCGAACCGCCGCTCGACCTCTCGATGCAGATCACCCTCCAGCCACAGCAGCCGATCGAGGCGGCCCCGCGAGAACGGTAG
- a CDS encoding AAA family ATPase, giving the protein MTVIGIVGLPGSGKSEAAAVAREAGVPVVTMGDVIRQACRDRGFDPATHHGEMAKTLREEGGPDAIARESLPLIEDRLADADTVVVDGIRSDVEVERFVEAFGDDFALVEVHAPDELRAERLDLRGRDAGAEEGGESIAERDERELGFGMGAAMERADVTIVNDASLDAFRADIERLLADGPDAVADDTAEGDTDE; this is encoded by the coding sequence ATGACAGTCATCGGGATCGTCGGACTGCCCGGGAGCGGGAAGAGCGAGGCGGCCGCGGTCGCGCGGGAGGCGGGCGTCCCCGTCGTCACGATGGGCGACGTGATCCGCCAGGCCTGCCGCGACCGCGGGTTCGACCCCGCGACCCACCACGGCGAGATGGCGAAGACCCTCCGCGAGGAAGGGGGTCCCGACGCCATCGCTCGGGAGTCGCTCCCGCTCATCGAGGACCGCCTCGCCGACGCCGACACCGTCGTCGTCGACGGTATCCGCTCGGACGTGGAGGTCGAGCGGTTCGTCGAGGCCTTCGGCGACGACTTCGCGCTCGTCGAGGTCCACGCGCCCGACGAACTGCGCGCCGAACGGCTCGACCTGCGCGGCCGCGACGCCGGCGCCGAGGAGGGCGGCGAATCGATCGCCGAGCGCGACGAGCGCGAACTCGGCTTCGGCATGGGCGCGGCGATGGAGCGGGCCGACGTGACGATCGTCAACGACGCCAGTCTCGACGCGTTCCGGGCGGACATCGAGCGCCTGCTCGCCGACGGTCCCGACGCGGTCGCGGACGACACGGCGGAGGGCGACACCGACGAATGA
- a CDS encoding RNA-binding domain-containing protein, translating into MSTVYSVDVQITAPVNDTEVTDRVADAVTNLFPGAEVEQGHGEIVATAHEMETLSESLHRQEILDTARGSFFEDLRGDTFSFDLKKQAAFQGVVNFAVGDPSELGDIHVRVRVNDPDAESYIDHVSPPTRDGRPIDPDE; encoded by the coding sequence ATGAGCACCGTCTACAGCGTCGACGTACAGATCACCGCACCGGTCAACGACACCGAGGTCACCGACAGGGTCGCCGACGCCGTCACGAACCTCTTCCCCGGCGCCGAGGTCGAGCAGGGCCACGGCGAGATCGTCGCCACCGCCCACGAGATGGAGACGCTGTCGGAGTCGCTGCACCGTCAGGAGATCCTCGACACCGCCCGCGGGTCCTTCTTCGAGGACCTGCGCGGGGACACCTTCTCGTTCGACCTGAAGAAGCAGGCGGCCTTCCAGGGCGTCGTCAACTTCGCCGTCGGCGACCCGAGCGAACTCGGCGACATCCACGTCCGCGTGCGCGTCAACGACCCCGACGCCGAGTCCTACATCGACCACGTCTCCCCGCCCACGAGAGACGGCAGACCGATCGACCCCGACGAGTAG
- a CDS encoding HAD family hydrolase, whose protein sequence is MAAVFFDVDGTIVRWRGDYADVLADAFDRAAGTHREAWLERYDERFFAHFGAFADDPYRRAFADVCDEHAVDADPETLAETLVAAEFDAVEPVPGVEAAVDALADRHTLGILTNGVPDVQFGKVAEVGLLDRFDARVASHDPAVEATKPDADIYEAAKSRVDAERYVMVGDDREPDIDGAREHGFETVHVDATAADLSAPDFRTLAVLL, encoded by the coding sequence ATGGCGGCGGTATTCTTCGACGTGGACGGGACGATCGTCCGCTGGCGCGGCGACTACGCCGACGTGCTGGCCGACGCCTTCGATCGAGCGGCGGGCACCCACCGCGAGGCGTGGCTCGAACGCTACGACGAACGCTTCTTCGCCCACTTCGGCGCGTTCGCCGACGACCCCTACCGCCGAGCCTTCGCCGACGTGTGCGACGAACACGCAGTCGACGCCGACCCCGAGACCCTCGCCGAGACGCTCGTCGCCGCGGAGTTCGACGCGGTCGAACCGGTCCCCGGCGTCGAGGCGGCGGTCGACGCGCTCGCCGACCGCCACACGCTCGGAATCTTGACCAACGGCGTTCCGGACGTGCAGTTCGGCAAAGTCGCCGAGGTCGGCCTGCTCGACCGCTTCGACGCTCGCGTCGCCTCCCACGACCCCGCGGTCGAGGCGACCAAACCCGACGCGGACATCTACGAGGCGGCCAAATCGCGTGTCGACGCCGAGCGGTACGTGATGGTCGGCGACGACCGCGAGCCGGACATCGACGGCGCGCGCGAGCACGGCTTCGAGACGGTCCACGTCGACGCGACCGCCGCGGATCTCTCGGCGCCGGACTTCCGGACGCTCGCTGTGCTGTTGTAA
- a CDS encoding molybdopterin-dependent oxidoreductase, which produces MDRLPRIEPPPRVVDASLLGAVVLLLATGAVSLVSGRPAGAWVFDVHAVAGLATVVLLAWKLRRVRHRLRPGALDATRLLSALLGVVATAALATGIWWVLGGQLDLGPWGLLNLHIGLGLVVPVLLLVHLRQRFALPTREATADRRNALRYAALVGSGAVAWQAQEVANRVFDTAGAERRFTGSRERGSDSGNGFPVTSWVADDPDPVDREAWSLTVDGRVGEPLALSYDEVTGGDGGAAERDPDTGVSPADQRALLDCTSGWYSEHDWRGVRVGDLLDAADPDEGAAWVQFRSVTGYRWSLPVEEAGDALLATHVDGERLSHGHGAPIRLVAPGRRGFQWVKWVESVRVTRRRGLGEWIAVFVSGLDG; this is translated from the coding sequence ATGGACCGGCTCCCGCGGATCGAGCCCCCGCCTCGCGTCGTCGACGCGTCGCTGCTGGGCGCGGTGGTTCTCCTGCTCGCGACCGGCGCGGTGAGCCTCGTCTCCGGCCGCCCCGCGGGCGCCTGGGTGTTCGACGTACACGCGGTCGCGGGGCTGGCGACGGTGGTCCTGCTGGCCTGGAAGCTCCGGCGGGTGCGCCACCGACTCCGGCCGGGCGCCCTCGACGCGACGCGGCTGCTGTCGGCGCTGCTGGGCGTCGTCGCGACCGCGGCGCTGGCGACCGGCATCTGGTGGGTACTCGGCGGGCAGCTCGACCTCGGCCCGTGGGGCCTGCTCAACCTCCACATCGGGCTCGGACTCGTCGTTCCCGTCCTCCTGCTCGTCCACCTGCGTCAGCGGTTCGCGCTGCCGACCCGGGAGGCGACCGCCGACCGGCGCAACGCCTTGCGCTACGCGGCGCTGGTCGGGTCGGGCGCCGTCGCGTGGCAGGCTCAGGAGGTCGCCAATCGCGTCTTCGACACCGCCGGGGCCGAGCGCCGGTTCACCGGCTCGCGCGAGCGGGGCAGCGACTCGGGCAACGGCTTCCCGGTCACCTCCTGGGTCGCCGACGACCCCGACCCCGTCGACCGCGAGGCGTGGTCGCTGACCGTCGACGGACGGGTGGGCGAGCCGCTGGCGCTGTCCTACGACGAGGTGACCGGCGGCGATGGTGGCGCGGCCGAGCGCGACCCGGACACGGGAGTCTCCCCCGCCGACCAGCGCGCCCTCCTCGATTGCACGAGCGGCTGGTACTCCGAGCACGACTGGCGGGGCGTCCGCGTCGGCGACCTGCTCGACGCCGCCGACCCCGACGAGGGGGCGGCCTGGGTGCAGTTCCGCTCTGTGACCGGCTACCGCTGGAGCCTCCCGGTCGAGGAGGCCGGCGACGCGCTGCTGGCGACTCACGTCGACGGCGAGCGGCTCAGCCACGGCCACGGCGCGCCGATACGACTGGTCGCGCCCGGCCGCCGCGGCTTCCAGTGGGTCAAGTGGGTGGAGTCGGTTCGGGTGACCCGCCGGCGCGGACTCGGCGAGTGGATCGCCGTCTTCGTCAGCGGCCTCGACGGCTGA
- a CDS encoding helix-turn-helix transcriptional regulator, producing the protein MVRNVHVWIFAVLVLAGTAAPAVPTAVDGTGTLSQQDARITDASYQGDAAIDGLGDDLGLWRSGAHRFAVTVASDAGLANGSACVAIAGVDRELGCQPVSVPTGANRTVTVGAGSWPANLTGEQRLRASVTAANASEPLDTETYPVTVLTRGGDLDGDGLTNEREASLGTSLRSNDTDGDGLADGAEVNTYETSPKNPDTDDDGLDDHEEIERYQTDPTMVDTDGDGLADPRELELGTNPNKADTDGDGVPDGLEVNTYDTDPTEADTDGDGLDDGAEINEYETNPLEADTDGDGLDDNLEVNTYGTDPNQVDTDGDGLEDGAEVERYETDPTEADTDDDGLEDGAEVHTYDTNPTNPDTDGDGLEDGPEVNRYETDPTDPDTDGDGVPDPREVDTVGDRLSIALAGLVGVGVAAVAVLALLAWSGRAPLARLRGAFATGASGDPDDGDGPDAPGAASAAGVTGDGAGAPDEGAAATEEVPTEFLSDEEVVFTLLDDHDGRMRQAALVEETDWSKSKVSRVLSAMEDDDTIVKVDVGRGNVVMRPEDLPPGAESAFEE; encoded by the coding sequence ATGGTACGGAACGTCCACGTCTGGATCTTCGCGGTGCTCGTACTGGCCGGTACCGCCGCACCCGCCGTCCCGACGGCCGTCGACGGCACGGGGACTCTCTCCCAACAGGACGCGCGGATCACGGACGCGAGCTACCAGGGCGACGCCGCTATCGACGGCCTCGGCGACGACCTCGGGCTCTGGCGGTCCGGCGCCCACCGTTTCGCCGTCACCGTCGCCAGCGACGCCGGCCTCGCCAACGGTTCGGCCTGCGTCGCTATCGCCGGCGTCGACCGCGAGCTGGGCTGTCAGCCCGTCTCGGTCCCGACCGGCGCCAATCGGACGGTCACCGTCGGGGCCGGCTCCTGGCCGGCCAACCTCACCGGCGAGCAGCGGCTCCGCGCCTCGGTGACCGCGGCCAACGCGTCGGAGCCGCTGGACACCGAGACGTACCCAGTCACGGTCCTCACGCGCGGCGGCGACCTCGACGGCGACGGCCTCACCAACGAGCGCGAGGCGTCGCTCGGCACCTCGCTCCGGTCGAACGACACGGACGGCGACGGCCTCGCCGACGGCGCCGAGGTGAACACCTACGAGACCTCGCCGAAGAACCCCGACACGGACGACGACGGACTCGACGACCACGAGGAGATCGAGCGCTACCAGACCGACCCGACGATGGTCGACACGGACGGCGACGGCCTCGCCGACCCCCGCGAGCTCGAACTCGGGACGAACCCGAACAAGGCCGACACGGACGGCGACGGCGTCCCCGACGGGCTCGAAGTCAACACCTACGACACGGATCCGACCGAGGCCGACACGGACGGGGACGGCCTCGACGACGGCGCCGAGATCAACGAGTACGAGACCAACCCCCTGGAGGCCGACACGGACGGGGACGGCCTCGACGACAACCTCGAAGTCAACACCTACGGGACCGACCCCAACCAGGTCGACACGGACGGCGACGGCCTCGAAGACGGCGCCGAGGTCGAGCGCTACGAGACGGACCCGACCGAGGCCGACACCGACGACGACGGCCTCGAAGACGGCGCCGAGGTACACACCTACGACACCAACCCGACGAACCCGGACACGGACGGCGACGGCCTCGAAGACGGCCCGGAGGTCAACCGCTACGAGACGGATCCGACCGACCCCGACACCGACGGCGACGGCGTCCCCGACCCCAGAGAGGTCGACACCGTCGGCGACCGTCTGTCGATCGCCCTGGCCGGCCTCGTCGGCGTCGGCGTCGCCGCGGTCGCGGTGCTCGCGTTGCTCGCGTGGTCCGGCCGCGCGCCGCTCGCACGGCTCCGGGGCGCGTTCGCGACCGGCGCGTCCGGCGACCCCGACGACGGTGACGGCCCCGACGCGCCCGGCGCGGCGAGCGCGGCCGGCGTCACCGGCGACGGCGCCGGAGCCCCCGACGAGGGGGCGGCCGCGACCGAGGAGGTGCCGACCGAGTTCCTCTCCGACGAGGAGGTCGTGTTCACGCTGCTCGACGACCACGACGGCCGCATGCGCCAGGCCGCCCTCGTCGAGGAGACCGACTGGTCCAAATCGAAGGTGAGCCGCGTCCTCTCGGCGATGGAGGACGACGACACCATCGTCAAGGTCGACGTGGGCCGGGGCAACGTCGTGATGCGCCCCGAGGACCTGCCGCCCGGCGCCGAGTCCGCCTTCGAGGAATAG